Proteins co-encoded in one Spirosoma endbachense genomic window:
- a CDS encoding plastocyanin/azurin family copper-binding protein encodes MKAYTHNLNTRALTALVVASVACLSPLSSRAQIQSKTGQPVSSSSKQPAPVAKGLAKVEADPEKEDDFYKLISLPVPEDIILEVGGMATLPDGSLAICTRRGEVWIVSNPYISGTERPTYKRFASGLHEPLGLAYKDGDIYVTQRSELTRLRDTDGDGRADSYDKIFSWPLSGNYHEYSYGPTFLPNGNMLVTLNVGWSNSLGHGVSLVPWRGWTLEITPDGKMMPFAAGMRSPAGYGMNAAGDFFYTENQGDWVGSGRISQVEKGDFLGNAESLRWTGLPGSPLTLKKDEVPNTGEPLYDVAKRLPALKAPAVWLPHGILGISTSGFMSDNTNGKFGPFANQVFVGDQGQSILSRVDFEKVKGEYQGVVFPFREGFSSGVLRMAWGHDASMFVGMTSRGWSSTGKELYSLQRVVWTGRTPFEMKTIHAMPDGFEIEFTAPVDPELAANPESYKVTGFNYKYHATYGSPVINRGGCPIRGIVVSKDGLKARLVVDSLRLGYIHEITTPGVRSATGRALLHNVGYYTLNNIPDGEKLVIAAAAPKHDHSDMAMASTSSAPPVSTKSTSPKGKPMTKAGAAKTAVSSAAKRVTEMPASWGEPDYTITIGTKPGLKFAPEQFQVKAGSKVRVVFNNEDDMLHNFVVVTPGTAVQVGELAMKLGLEGQEKNYIPQSDKVLHHTNLLQPNTNETIYFIAPDKPGDYTYECSVPGHFYVMQGKMKVVK; translated from the coding sequence ATGAAAGCATATACTCATAATCTCAATACACGGGCTCTAACGGCATTGGTTGTGGCCAGTGTGGCCTGTTTAAGCCCTTTATCGAGCAGGGCGCAGATCCAGTCCAAAACTGGCCAGCCAGTCAGTTCAAGCAGTAAGCAACCGGCTCCGGTTGCCAAAGGGCTGGCGAAAGTCGAAGCTGATCCGGAAAAAGAGGATGATTTTTATAAACTGATTTCCCTACCCGTTCCGGAAGATATTATTCTGGAAGTGGGTGGCATGGCCACATTGCCCGACGGAAGCCTGGCCATTTGTACCCGGCGGGGCGAAGTCTGGATCGTATCAAATCCATACATAAGCGGAACCGAACGGCCAACCTACAAGCGGTTTGCCTCTGGGCTGCATGAGCCCCTGGGACTTGCCTACAAAGATGGAGATATCTACGTAACCCAACGGAGCGAACTTACCCGTCTGCGTGATACAGACGGCGACGGACGGGCTGATTCGTACGATAAAATTTTCTCCTGGCCATTATCCGGTAACTATCATGAATATTCGTATGGACCAACATTCCTGCCAAATGGAAACATGCTGGTTACGCTAAACGTCGGCTGGAGCAATAGTCTGGGGCATGGCGTTAGTCTGGTTCCCTGGCGTGGCTGGACGCTGGAAATTACGCCGGATGGCAAAATGATGCCTTTCGCTGCCGGTATGCGCTCTCCGGCTGGTTACGGCATGAATGCTGCAGGGGATTTCTTCTACACCGAAAACCAGGGCGACTGGGTTGGCTCGGGCCGTATTTCGCAGGTAGAAAAAGGCGATTTCCTGGGCAATGCCGAAAGCCTACGCTGGACAGGTTTGCCGGGCTCTCCGCTAACGCTGAAGAAAGATGAAGTGCCTAACACGGGCGAACCATTGTATGATGTGGCCAAACGCCTGCCAGCCCTGAAGGCTCCGGCAGTATGGTTACCGCATGGTATTCTGGGCATATCGACATCAGGTTTCATGAGCGACAATACGAACGGGAAATTTGGTCCTTTTGCTAATCAGGTATTCGTTGGCGATCAGGGACAAAGTATCCTGTCACGGGTTGATTTCGAGAAAGTTAAAGGCGAATACCAGGGTGTTGTTTTTCCGTTCCGCGAAGGTTTCTCATCGGGCGTCCTGCGTATGGCGTGGGGACACGATGCCTCTATGTTTGTGGGTATGACCAGCCGGGGCTGGTCTTCGACCGGTAAAGAGCTTTATAGCCTGCAACGCGTTGTCTGGACGGGTAGAACCCCTTTCGAAATGAAGACCATTCATGCAATGCCCGACGGTTTTGAGATCGAGTTCACCGCCCCTGTCGATCCTGAGCTTGCGGCCAATCCTGAGTCTTATAAAGTTACAGGCTTCAATTATAAGTATCATGCTACCTATGGTAGTCCGGTCATTAACCGGGGTGGTTGCCCAATTCGGGGTATTGTCGTATCAAAAGATGGACTAAAAGCACGGCTGGTGGTCGATAGTCTCCGATTAGGCTATATTCACGAGATTACAACACCGGGTGTTCGTTCGGCAACCGGCCGGGCCTTGCTGCATAATGTCGGCTATTATACCCTCAACAACATACCGGACGGCGAAAAGCTGGTAATTGCAGCCGCTGCACCAAAGCATGATCATTCCGATATGGCCATGGCTTCCACCTCATCGGCACCACCGGTCAGCACAAAGTCGACTAGCCCGAAAGGAAAACCCATGACCAAAGCGGGTGCCGCTAAAACGGCTGTCAGCAGTGCAGCCAAGCGGGTAACAGAAATGCCGGCATCATGGGGAGAGCCCGATTATACGATCACGATCGGTACTAAACCAGGGCTTAAGTTTGCTCCTGAGCAGTTTCAGGTAAAGGCAGGTAGTAAGGTTCGCGTTGTCTTCAACAATGAAGATGACATGCTCCATAACTTCGTGGTAGTAACACCCGGCACAGCAGTTCAGGTTGGCGAACTGGCTATGAAATTAGGCCTTGAAGGGCAGGAGAAAAATTACATTCCGCAGTCTGACAAGGTTTTACATCATACCAATCTGCTTCAGCCCAATACAAACGAGACGATTTACTTTATCGCTCCCGATAAACCCGGCGACTATACGTACGAGTGCTCAGTACCAGGGCACTTTTATGTCATGCAGGGTAAGATGAAAGTTGTCAAATAA
- a CDS encoding Ldh family oxidoreductase, whose translation MITANQLRSFTEQIFIAIGCSEADARLATDVLVSADLRGVDSHGVARLPGYVRLYDLGRINPQPHIRIVHETPSTAVVDGDRGLGLVVGPWAMQVAIEKARIAGTGWVAVRNSNHFGIAGYHALLAADHDMIGQAMTHAAPLVAPTFSLDKLLGTNPIAVAIPAATEPTFLADFASTAVAYGKLEILQRKGQDIPLGWAQDAAGQTTTDANAIRNGGALLPLGTDREHGSHKGYGLGAIVDIFSGVLSGANYGPWVPPFATAGFMQANEGVGQGTGHFFGAMRIDAFRPADEFKTHMDTWIQRFRQAKAIEGHRVLIPGDPEREMEAERLVHGIPLVEPVVKSLEELGERFGVSL comes from the coding sequence ATGATTACTGCGAACCAACTCCGTTCATTTACCGAACAAATCTTTATCGCTATCGGCTGTTCGGAAGCCGATGCCCGTTTAGCTACCGATGTATTGGTCAGTGCCGACCTGCGCGGTGTTGATTCTCATGGTGTTGCGCGTTTGCCGGGTTACGTTCGGCTTTATGATCTTGGCCGAATTAATCCGCAGCCCCACATTCGAATCGTTCACGAGACACCATCTACTGCCGTGGTTGATGGCGATCGGGGACTTGGCCTGGTTGTTGGGCCGTGGGCGATGCAGGTTGCTATTGAAAAAGCGCGCATTGCCGGAACGGGCTGGGTGGCTGTTCGTAATTCCAACCATTTCGGTATTGCTGGCTACCACGCGCTGCTGGCGGCTGATCACGACATGATTGGACAGGCCATGACGCATGCCGCTCCACTGGTAGCGCCAACGTTTTCGCTGGATAAACTCCTGGGAACCAACCCAATTGCCGTGGCTATTCCGGCCGCAACAGAACCTACTTTTCTGGCCGATTTTGCCTCAACGGCTGTTGCGTATGGGAAGCTGGAAATTCTGCAACGAAAAGGTCAGGATATTCCGCTGGGCTGGGCGCAGGATGCCGCTGGGCAGACTACGACCGATGCCAATGCCATTCGAAACGGGGGAGCTTTACTGCCTTTAGGCACTGATCGCGAACACGGAAGCCATAAAGGTTATGGCCTGGGTGCCATTGTCGATATTTTTTCGGGTGTCTTATCCGGTGCTAATTACGGGCCTTGGGTGCCACCTTTTGCTACGGCTGGTTTTATGCAGGCTAACGAAGGAGTTGGACAGGGTACGGGCCATTTCTTCGGAGCAATGCGTATTGATGCGTTCCGTCCCGCTGACGAGTTTAAAACGCATATGGATACCTGGATTCAACGATTCCGGCAGGCTAAAGCCATTGAAGGACACCGTGTTCTGATTCCTGGCGATCCGGAGCGTGAGATGGAGGCCGAGCGGCTCGTTCATGGCATTCCACTGGTGGAGCCGGTCGTAAAAAGTCTGGAAGAATTAGGAGAGCGCTTTGGCGTGAGCCTGTAA
- a CDS encoding 3-phosphoshikimate 1-carboxyvinyltransferase produces MNAVKLTPPTGPVRATIPLASSKSESNRALIIDALTNFRCDLRNLSTARDTQTMIRLLKSDDAVADVLDAGTTMRFLTAYFAVTGQKKTMTGTPRMCERPIGILVDALRTLGADITYLKNDGYPPLQINGFTPSAEAKVSIRGDVSSQYISALLMIAPTLPNGLTLELTGAIGSRPYIEMTLEQMVYFGADVETDWDKKTITVRPSPYTPKSYTIESDWSGASYWYSVEALALDETAELELIGLKAKSLQGDSAIVDIMRSLGVESTFTETGVQLTRQPAETTLAWDFTHCPDLAQTVAVCAAMNGVVLTLTGVESLKIKETDRIAALQAELQKIGAELVEIEPNHRYEVRRSGSVYQSPATIETYDDHRMAMAFAPVAMQQEVVIEEPGVVAKSYPSFWDDMARIVSVQEIQAGTKVAG; encoded by the coding sequence ATGAACGCCGTTAAACTTACTCCCCCAACTGGCCCCGTTCGGGCTACCATTCCGCTGGCTTCGTCGAAAAGCGAAAGCAATCGTGCCCTCATTATTGATGCGCTGACCAACTTTCGCTGCGATCTGCGTAATTTATCGACCGCCCGCGATACGCAAACAATGATCCGTCTGTTAAAATCAGACGATGCTGTTGCCGATGTACTCGATGCCGGTACGACGATGCGTTTTCTGACGGCGTATTTCGCCGTAACGGGCCAGAAAAAAACCATGACCGGTACTCCCCGTATGTGTGAGCGACCCATTGGGATTTTGGTGGATGCGTTGCGGACGCTGGGAGCAGACATTACGTATCTGAAAAATGACGGATACCCACCTTTGCAGATCAATGGATTTACGCCTTCGGCTGAAGCGAAAGTAAGTATCCGGGGTGATGTCAGTAGCCAGTACATTTCGGCATTGCTGATGATTGCTCCTACATTACCAAACGGTCTGACGCTCGAATTAACGGGGGCTATTGGCTCACGGCCTTATATTGAAATGACCCTGGAGCAAATGGTGTATTTTGGTGCTGACGTTGAAACCGATTGGGATAAAAAAACCATTACGGTCAGGCCAAGCCCCTACACCCCAAAATCCTACACCATTGAATCGGACTGGTCGGGTGCCAGCTACTGGTACAGCGTTGAAGCGCTCGCTCTCGACGAAACCGCTGAACTTGAATTGATAGGGCTGAAAGCAAAATCATTACAGGGCGACAGCGCCATTGTCGATATTATGCGGTCATTAGGCGTCGAAAGCACATTTACCGAAACAGGCGTTCAATTGACCAGACAACCAGCCGAAACAACACTTGCCTGGGACTTCACTCATTGCCCCGATCTGGCCCAGACCGTTGCTGTCTGTGCCGCCATGAACGGTGTTGTGCTGACGCTGACCGGTGTTGAAAGTCTCAAGATTAAAGAAACAGACCGCATAGCTGCCTTGCAGGCGGAATTACAAAAAATCGGAGCCGAACTGGTTGAAATTGAGCCTAATCATCGGTATGAGGTTAGGCGATCGGGTTCTGTTTATCAATCACCAGCCACCATCGAAACCTATGATGACCATCGTATGGCCATGGCTTTCGCACCAGTGGCCATGCAGCAGGAGGTCGTGATTGAAGAACCGGGCGTAGTAGCCAAATCATACCCTAGTTTCTGGGACGATATGGCCCGGATTGTATCGGTACAGGAAATACAGGCAGGCACTAAAGTTGCCGGATAA
- a CDS encoding phytanoyl-CoA dioxygenase family protein codes for MTRREQFEQQGYLIVRNVFTTEEVTKLRQAAYDHRDQQQKKGLVAQVKQASSIKGDLLSKDGLGWVLYDPRIVTIATELLGDTPVYFSDSTYQIGTGTRGFHRDNIDRHQFGQGADWEGTYPLIRFGIYLQDHDTYSGGIRFKTGSHQAADGADVFADTRAGDIVVWNMRTLHSGNARRMKLFNNLPLHVGLENRLPDFLFREQQGERISLFFSYGLAGKHLDRYLEQHLLKRADMQDNIRLSDYTPETLANAKQNKIDVLEVKKLL; via the coding sequence ATGACGCGTCGGGAGCAATTTGAACAGCAGGGCTACCTGATTGTTCGTAATGTATTTACAACCGAAGAAGTTACCAAACTACGACAGGCCGCTTACGACCATCGTGACCAGCAGCAAAAAAAAGGACTGGTTGCCCAGGTCAAACAAGCTTCGTCGATAAAGGGCGACCTGCTTAGCAAAGACGGTCTGGGGTGGGTTCTGTACGACCCACGAATTGTGACAATTGCCACAGAATTACTGGGCGATACCCCCGTTTACTTTTCCGACAGCACCTACCAGATCGGAACCGGAACCCGAGGATTCCACCGCGATAATATTGATCGCCATCAATTTGGTCAGGGGGCCGATTGGGAAGGTACGTATCCGCTCATTCGTTTTGGCATTTATTTGCAGGACCATGATACGTATAGTGGTGGTATCCGGTTTAAAACAGGCAGCCACCAGGCGGCTGACGGAGCCGATGTCTTTGCCGACACCCGCGCTGGCGATATTGTCGTCTGGAATATGCGGACACTGCACAGCGGCAACGCCCGACGAATGAAATTATTCAACAATTTACCATTACATGTTGGCCTGGAAAATCGCCTGCCGGATTTTTTGTTTCGTGAACAGCAGGGAGAGCGTATATCGCTTTTTTTCAGCTATGGTTTGGCCGGTAAACACCTCGATCGTTACCTGGAACAACACCTATTGAAACGGGCCGACATGCAGGATAATATCCGGCTATCTGACTATACGCCGGAGACGCTGGCGAACGCCAAACAGAATAAGATTGATGTCCTGGAGGTTAAAAAGTTATTATAA
- a CDS encoding cupin domain-containing protein — translation MTETSFATRFVDDQSIPWESVAEGVKRKIMTYDTNLMMVKVAFETGGIGTLHEHRHTQISYVESGAFDITIADETKTLRTGDAYYIPPNIRHGAVCVEAGVLVDVFTPMREDFV, via the coding sequence ATGACAGAAACATCATTCGCGACTCGTTTTGTAGATGACCAGTCTATTCCTTGGGAATCGGTTGCCGAGGGCGTCAAACGTAAAATCATGACTTATGATACCAACCTGATGATGGTGAAGGTTGCCTTTGAAACGGGTGGGATCGGCACGCTTCATGAGCATAGACATACCCAGATAAGCTACGTTGAAAGTGGTGCTTTTGACATTACCATTGCTGATGAAACAAAAACTCTCCGTACCGGCGATGCCTATTATATTCCGCCGAATATCCGGCACGGGGCCGTCTGTGTAGAAGCAGGTGTTCTGGTCGACGTCTTTACTCCCATGAGAGAGGACTTTGTCTAG
- a CDS encoding 3-keto-disaccharide hydrolase, producing the protein MQRPLCCLLLCLLFYAVSVSAQKPELPYTTINFQNLNDFKPTGSNWKLAGDVFYDLNKSGGGSVKSGTGILVNDLSGKSKDHLFTKMEHGDIELELDFMMEKGSNSGIYLQGRYEIQLFDSWGVKVPTPADCGSIYERWDESRPEGRKGYEGHPPAQNVSKAPGLWQHYKIVFRAPRFNEKGEKIANARFVKVIQNGVTIHENIEVTGPTRSAAFQDEKPMGPLMLQGDHGPVAIRTIKYKAYAIEPVALTKLQLSAYDGKFKSVDELASLTPKREMPIDVLAHLAPGSKDNFAGKITGTIHIPRSGEYLLNLNLRWIPAEVNPNVRNGAGELKIAGKKLLTINTEDGGTASTKVNLEAGDYPLELSYYKNFGLWYARSNDILLSVEGPGFQYTTLNQIIRAEDPVSEISLLAKSEPVMQRGFVNHHGLKHTHTISVGEPGDANYTVDLAKGEFLQIWRGDFLETTPMWHGRGETQLSVPLGSVIELSGKPSLAWLADKNAAWPDSSATYTNLGYDIDKSGRPVFKYTLGTANVRESFASTDEGRKLSHSFTVTPGTTVTGQGIWCRIASGSDITELPNGMYAINDKQYFIELPGKEKPVIRTTAANTKELLMPINATNNTGTVTYSIVW; encoded by the coding sequence ATGCAACGCCCTCTTTGTTGTCTGCTCCTGTGCTTACTGTTTTACGCGGTTAGTGTATCGGCTCAGAAACCTGAATTACCTTATACAACAATTAATTTCCAGAATCTGAACGACTTTAAACCAACTGGCAGCAACTGGAAACTCGCCGGTGACGTTTTCTATGACCTCAATAAGAGCGGAGGTGGAAGCGTCAAATCAGGAACGGGTATACTGGTCAATGATCTTTCCGGAAAAAGCAAAGATCATCTGTTTACCAAAATGGAACACGGTGATATTGAACTGGAGCTGGATTTCATGATGGAGAAAGGTTCCAACTCAGGCATCTACCTACAAGGTCGGTACGAAATTCAGCTGTTCGATAGCTGGGGGGTAAAAGTGCCGACGCCGGCCGATTGTGGTTCCATTTACGAACGCTGGGACGAAAGCCGACCCGAAGGCCGCAAAGGCTATGAAGGCCACCCGCCCGCTCAGAATGTCAGCAAAGCACCGGGTTTGTGGCAGCATTATAAAATTGTGTTTCGGGCACCGCGTTTCAACGAAAAAGGCGAAAAAATTGCCAATGCCCGTTTTGTTAAAGTGATACAGAATGGGGTAACCATCCACGAAAATATTGAAGTAACCGGACCAACCCGATCGGCGGCTTTTCAGGATGAAAAACCCATGGGCCCGCTCATGCTCCAGGGCGATCATGGTCCGGTAGCCATTCGTACTATCAAATACAAAGCCTATGCCATTGAGCCCGTGGCGCTAACTAAATTACAGCTGAGCGCTTATGACGGTAAATTCAAATCCGTTGATGAACTGGCTTCGCTTACACCGAAACGGGAAATGCCGATCGATGTACTGGCTCATCTGGCACCCGGCAGTAAGGATAACTTTGCGGGAAAAATTACGGGCACCATCCATATTCCCCGCTCGGGCGAATACCTGCTCAACCTGAACCTGCGCTGGATTCCGGCTGAGGTTAACCCGAACGTTCGGAATGGAGCCGGCGAATTGAAAATCGCGGGTAAAAAACTCCTTACGATCAATACTGAAGATGGTGGTACGGCATCGACAAAGGTAAATCTGGAGGCAGGTGATTATCCGCTTGAACTATCCTACTACAAAAATTTTGGCTTGTGGTATGCCCGAAGTAATGATATTCTCTTATCCGTTGAAGGACCTGGATTTCAATATACAACCCTGAATCAAATTATCCGGGCCGAAGATCCGGTTAGCGAAATTTCACTGCTGGCCAAAAGCGAGCCCGTTATGCAGCGGGGCTTCGTCAACCACCACGGCCTGAAACATACTCATACCATATCGGTTGGTGAGCCAGGTGATGCCAACTACACGGTCGACCTTGCGAAAGGGGAATTTCTGCAAATCTGGCGGGGCGATTTCCTGGAAACAACACCGATGTGGCACGGCCGGGGCGAAACACAGCTTTCGGTTCCTTTGGGCAGCGTAATCGAACTTTCGGGTAAGCCTTCGCTTGCCTGGCTGGCAGATAAAAATGCAGCCTGGCCCGATTCCAGTGCTACGTATACGAACCTGGGCTACGACATCGACAAATCAGGGCGTCCTGTTTTCAAATACACGCTGGGCACAGCAAACGTACGGGAATCATTTGCGTCAACCGATGAAGGCCGAAAGTTATCGCACTCATTTACAGTAACTCCCGGAACGACCGTTACCGGGCAGGGAATCTGGTGCCGAATTGCATCAGGAAGCGATATTACCGAGTTGCCTAACGGTATGTATGCGATTAATGACAAGCAGTATTTTATTGAGCTACCAGGGAAAGAAAAACCGGTTATTCGCACTACTGCCGCAAATACCAAAGAGCTATTGATGCCGATAAACGCAACGAATAATACGGGCACGGTCACCTATTCAATTGTCTGGTAA
- a CDS encoding PepSY-like domain-containing protein, protein MKTLLVFSCVAALALSLNACNRNSVDPTTADASARSASVSGTTGGPKSLTVVDASTLPAAITTYINTNYAGATIKEAAKGPLGNYVVAISVNSTIKLLAFKADGTFEKLLDGKGGPMRGDSAHHPKPDSLHRPKPDSLHHPKPTPGDSARHPRPAPGDTVRHAGPGRGPDVTVIAVSSLPAAITTYITTNFAGATIEKAVQEKKSSDYVVLIKTTDSKHVVLLFGSDGTFKKAVTGK, encoded by the coding sequence ATGAAAACACTGCTTGTTTTCAGTTGCGTGGCTGCCCTTGCGCTAAGCCTGAACGCCTGTAACCGTAATTCTGTAGACCCAACGACGGCCGATGCCTCGGCCCGGTCGGCCTCTGTCTCCGGAACGACCGGTGGGCCTAAAAGCCTGACAGTTGTCGATGCGTCGACCTTGCCAGCGGCCATTACAACGTACATCAATACCAACTATGCGGGTGCTACGATTAAAGAAGCCGCCAAAGGCCCATTAGGCAATTATGTTGTTGCTATTTCAGTAAATAGCACGATTAAATTGCTGGCTTTTAAAGCCGATGGGACATTTGAGAAACTACTCGATGGAAAAGGTGGACCCATGCGGGGCGATTCTGCGCATCACCCCAAACCAGATTCGCTCCATCGTCCCAAGCCTGATTCGCTTCATCACCCTAAGCCAACTCCCGGTGATTCTGCGCGCCATCCACGCCCTGCCCCTGGCGATACAGTTCGTCATGCCGGTCCTGGGCGGGGACCCGATGTAACGGTCATTGCCGTATCGAGCTTACCCGCAGCCATCACAACATACATTACTACCAACTTTGCGGGTGCAACGATCGAGAAGGCTGTTCAGGAGAAAAAAAGCAGTGATTATGTTGTCCTGATCAAAACCACAGACAGCAAGCATGTCGTGCTGCTCTTCGGGTCGGATGGCACCTTCAAGAAAGCAGTAACAGGTAAATAG
- a CDS encoding porin family protein, protein MKKISSGLVLLLFFSSLATMAQTEKGRWTIGAQVGNFQYSTQNEYYSFSGSLSPYAGYFVAKNLTIGAGIPLSLATHKYYDYHSNNTGIGISPNVRYYFGNANLKPYAGLQYSYSRTHQRTRTGSQDTDANGFASSFSPSIGLAYFLNHTVALNIGLNYIWQRYNSGNQNYDVDGKPVDSQTATSKYAMVAIGFDLFFGK, encoded by the coding sequence ATGAAAAAAATCTCCTCTGGGCTCGTTCTCCTACTTTTTTTTAGCTCTCTAGCAACAATGGCTCAAACCGAAAAAGGTCGCTGGACGATCGGTGCCCAGGTGGGAAATTTCCAATACAGTACCCAGAATGAATATTATTCTTTTTCGGGAAGCCTTTCACCATATGCCGGCTACTTTGTCGCTAAGAACCTCACTATTGGAGCAGGAATTCCCCTGAGTTTAGCGACACATAAGTATTATGACTATCACTCCAATAATACTGGTATTGGCATTTCGCCCAATGTCCGCTATTACTTCGGCAATGCGAATCTAAAACCTTATGCAGGTTTACAGTATAGTTACTCAAGAACTCATCAACGAACAAGGACGGGAAGCCAGGATACCGATGCCAATGGGTTCGCATCCAGTTTTTCACCATCCATAGGTTTGGCTTATTTTCTTAATCATACGGTCGCTTTAAACATTGGCCTGAACTATATCTGGCAACGATACAACAGTGGCAATCAAAATTATGACGTTGATGGCAAGCCAGTTGATAGTCAAACCGCAACGTCAAAATATGCAATGGTAGCTATTGGCTTTGATCTTTTTTTCGGGAAATAA
- a CDS encoding circularly permuted type 2 ATP-grasp protein: MKRKSTAQSQSQTLNGMTQSQGQLTANFTFADYQTENFFDEMFDGETQVRAGCAPFQQRVEQLTREDIIGRQHAAERALMSMGITFNVYSEGEGTERIMPIDIIPRVIESAEWDNLEAGLIQRIKALNMFLDDVYNEQRILNDGVVPRDLIESSKSFLPPCLGVKPPKGIWCHITGTDLIRGDDGQFMVLEDNLRCPSGVSYMLENRELSKQTFPEVLTQTGVRPVSDYPMRLLQMLQFIADRPNPTVVVLTPGIYNSAYFEHSYLAQQMGVELVEARDLVVSGGYVKMRTTKGFQIVDVIYRRIDDTFLDPQAFNPDSMIGVPGIFEVYKKGRVALANAPGTGVADDKVIYAYVPRIIQYYLGEEAIIPNVRTYICREEEDCRYVLENIEQLVVKEANEAGGYGMLIGPKATPEDHELFRKKIQENPRNYIAQPTISLSRVPCLVGDHAEGRHVDLRPYILYGDGVNVIPGGLTRVALRKGSLVVNSSQGGGGKDTWVLY, from the coding sequence ATGAAACGAAAATCCACCGCGCAATCTCAATCGCAGACGCTCAACGGAATGACCCAGTCGCAGGGTCAGCTCACAGCCAATTTTACCTTTGCCGACTATCAAACCGAAAATTTTTTCGATGAAATGTTCGACGGCGAGACACAGGTTCGAGCAGGGTGTGCGCCTTTCCAGCAGCGGGTTGAGCAACTTACCCGCGAAGACATTATTGGCCGGCAACATGCCGCTGAGCGCGCCCTGATGAGTATGGGTATTACCTTCAATGTTTATTCGGAAGGCGAAGGGACTGAGCGGATTATGCCTATTGATATTATTCCAAGGGTTATCGAATCGGCCGAATGGGATAACCTCGAAGCTGGTTTAATTCAACGGATTAAGGCGCTGAACATGTTTCTCGACGATGTTTATAATGAACAGCGTATTCTGAATGATGGCGTAGTTCCCCGCGACCTGATCGAATCCAGTAAATCATTTCTTCCGCCCTGTCTTGGCGTCAAACCACCGAAAGGAATCTGGTGCCATATTACCGGAACCGACCTTATCCGGGGCGACGATGGCCAGTTTATGGTGCTGGAAGATAACCTCCGCTGTCCGTCGGGCGTATCGTATATGCTCGAAAATCGTGAACTCTCGAAGCAGACATTTCCTGAAGTACTGACTCAAACGGGTGTTCGACCCGTATCCGATTACCCGATGCGGTTGCTTCAGATGCTTCAGTTTATTGCCGATCGGCCGAATCCGACGGTTGTTGTTCTGACGCCGGGTATTTACAATTCAGCTTATTTCGAGCATTCGTATTTGGCTCAGCAAATGGGCGTTGAATTGGTCGAAGCCCGTGATCTGGTCGTGTCGGGGGGCTATGTGAAGATGCGTACAACGAAGGGATTCCAGATTGTAGATGTCATTTATCGACGCATAGACGACACCTTCCTCGATCCTCAGGCTTTTAATCCGGATTCTATGATCGGGGTGCCGGGTATTTTTGAAGTATACAAAAAAGGACGCGTTGCCCTCGCCAATGCACCCGGAACGGGCGTTGCCGATGACAAAGTTATTTATGCCTACGTACCGCGAATTATTCAGTATTATTTAGGCGAAGAGGCTATTATTCCAAACGTCAGAACCTACATCTGTCGCGAGGAAGAAGACTGTCGGTATGTGCTGGAAAACATTGAGCAACTTGTTGTAAAAGAGGCTAATGAAGCGGGTGGCTACGGAATGCTGATTGGCCCTAAGGCCACGCCCGAAGATCACGAATTATTCAGAAAGAAAATTCAGGAAAATCCACGGAACTACATCGCTCAGCCAACGATCTCGCTTTCGCGGGTGCCGTGTCTGGTCGGCGATCATGCCGAAGGGCGCCATGTTGACTTACGGCCTTACATTCTCTATGGCGATGGCGTTAATGTCATTCCAGGTGGACTAACACGGGTAGCTTTACGCAAGGGATCGCTCGTGGTCAATTCGTCGCAAGGAGGAGGGGGCAAAGATACCTGGGTATTGTATTGA